Proteins from one Arthrobacter sp. DNA4 genomic window:
- a CDS encoding carbohydrate ABC transporter permease — MSSTTTQSGLSRARRGLAPGGSGAVPGKRKSKLSAQATRTFFWLLLPSVVLLVLIHGYPLIYAAIQATHDGDLLQTGNFVGGQNFATVLTSPAFWKAAQFTLWFTIVGVFGSWLVGLGLALLLRTKIPAGGTFKVLLLLPWVVPIVVSSTAWNWLVATPDSLIPSLFRNLGMGTPLFLADPTLASITVMVFKVWVSFPFMMMMISAALASVDTTVYEAASMDGASRWQQFTQITLPLIARSTYISWILMTIFCVNDFPTIYLLTGGGPVNATTSLVVLAYRTVFQDFATGPGVAIAFLMTMTLVVISVILYRQIRKSSVE, encoded by the coding sequence ATGTCCAGCACCACCACCCAGTCCGGCCTAAGCCGGGCCCGCCGCGGGCTTGCCCCCGGCGGGTCCGGGGCCGTCCCCGGAAAACGCAAGAGCAAGCTCTCCGCGCAGGCCACCAGGACGTTCTTCTGGCTCCTGCTCCCCTCCGTGGTCCTCCTCGTCCTGATCCACGGCTACCCGCTGATCTACGCCGCCATCCAGGCGACGCACGACGGAGACCTGCTCCAGACCGGCAACTTCGTGGGCGGCCAGAACTTCGCCACCGTCCTGACCTCGCCGGCGTTCTGGAAGGCTGCCCAGTTCACGCTGTGGTTCACCATCGTGGGCGTCTTCGGGTCCTGGCTGGTGGGGCTGGGCCTGGCCCTGCTCCTGCGCACCAAGATCCCGGCCGGCGGCACGTTCAAGGTCCTGCTGCTCCTGCCCTGGGTGGTGCCCATCGTGGTGTCTTCCACGGCCTGGAACTGGCTGGTGGCCACCCCGGACAGCCTGATCCCGTCGCTGTTCCGGAACCTGGGCATGGGCACGCCGCTCTTCCTGGCCGATCCCACCCTGGCCTCCATCACCGTGATGGTGTTCAAGGTCTGGGTCAGCTTCCCGTTCATGATGATGATGATCTCGGCCGCCCTGGCTTCGGTGGACACCACCGTTTATGAGGCCGCCAGCATGGATGGCGCCAGCCGCTGGCAGCAGTTCACCCAGATCACCCTGCCGTTGATCGCGCGCTCCACGTACATCAGCTGGATCCTGATGACCATCTTCTGCGTCAACGACTTTCCCACCATCTACCTGCTCACCGGCGGCGGCCCTGTCAATGCCACCACTTCCTTGGTGGTCCTGGCCTACCGGACCGTGTTCCAGGACTTCGCCACCGGCCCCGGCGTGGCCATCGCCTTCCTCATGACCATGACCCTGGTGGTCATCTCGGTCATCCTGTACCGCCAGATCCGAAAGTCGAGCGTCGAATAA
- a CDS encoding biopolymer transporter Tol produces the protein MRALQPGQQCEVWIASAGGGLELAYATGNMLLEAPNWTLDGRALILNGGGLLSRLDLADGSLAGIVLTDLPALNNDHVLAPDGETIFLSGEDGHIYRAPLAGGRATRITADDGSFHFLHGVSPDGTELAYVGIEGGDFTRPGRLMTIKSDGGTAARVDVGPGHCDGPEYSPDGDWLYLNTESFTTVPGHAQLARVRPDGSQFERLVHSASVDWFPHLSPDGRLDGYIRFPAGTQGHPADLPVDVVLVSTTDWTTPLHTWPVFGGQGTLNVNSWSPDSDRFAYVAYPLSGAAGGSGAWGPAPTRAPRRNPA, from the coding sequence ATGCGTGCCCTGCAGCCGGGCCAGCAGTGCGAGGTTTGGATCGCATCGGCCGGCGGCGGACTCGAACTGGCATACGCCACCGGGAATATGCTCCTGGAGGCACCCAACTGGACGCTCGATGGCCGGGCATTGATCCTGAACGGGGGCGGCCTCCTGTCGAGGCTGGACCTGGCTGACGGGTCCCTTGCCGGGATCGTGCTGACGGACCTCCCGGCCCTCAACAACGACCATGTCCTGGCCCCGGACGGCGAGACCATCTTCCTGTCCGGGGAGGACGGACACATCTACCGGGCCCCCTTGGCGGGTGGACGGGCAACCAGGATCACGGCCGACGACGGGTCCTTCCATTTCCTGCACGGCGTCAGTCCCGACGGCACGGAGCTCGCATATGTCGGGATTGAGGGCGGCGACTTCACGCGGCCCGGCCGCCTGATGACCATAAAGTCCGACGGCGGTACTGCCGCAAGGGTCGACGTCGGGCCCGGGCACTGCGACGGGCCAGAGTACTCGCCCGACGGCGACTGGCTGTACCTCAATACGGAGTCCTTCACCACGGTCCCCGGCCATGCCCAGCTGGCCCGCGTCCGGCCCGACGGAAGCCAGTTCGAGCGGCTGGTGCACAGCGCTTCCGTGGACTGGTTCCCGCACCTCTCCCCCGACGGCCGCCTGGACGGCTACATCCGCTTCCCCGCCGGAACGCAAGGCCACCCCGCAGACCTGCCGGTCGACGTCGTCCTCGTCTCCACCACTGACTGGACCACACCGCTCCACACCTGGCCGGTGTTCGGCGGCCAAGGCACGCTGAACGTCAACAGCTGGTCGCCGGATTCAGACCGCTTCGCGTATGTGGCGTACCCGCTGTCCGGGGCAGCCGGCGGCAGCGGAGCCTGGGGCCCTGCCCCCACTAGGGCGCCTCGGCGGAATCCTGCCTGA
- a CDS encoding Gfo/Idh/MocA family protein — protein MTAAAHPSEPPASRPASRPLGVAAIGYAFMGKAHSNAWRNVASFFDVPAFEQKVLVGRDATAVAEAAERYGWAESATDWRTVITRDDIDIVDICAPGWMHAEIAIAALEAGKHVLVEKPLANTLAEAELMTAAAAKARAKGVQSMIGFNYRRVPALALAKELIAEGRLGTVRHVRAAYLQDWLADAQAPMTWRLRKETAGSGALGDIASHAIDQVLFLLGDQVTEVSGRLNTFVDRRPGENGTEDVTVDDAAWATLSLTSGAIASVEVSRVATGRKNSLQIEIYGDKGSLLFDLENLNELGFLDATAPVREQGFRRILVNEPGHPYLEAWWPQGHIIGWEHTFTHQIRDFLTAIKDGTQPSPSFEEGLNVQHILTAVEESAANKSTLTVVRH, from the coding sequence ATGACCGCAGCCGCACACCCGTCCGAACCCCCGGCCTCCCGACCGGCTTCGCGCCCGCTGGGCGTGGCCGCGATTGGTTATGCCTTCATGGGCAAGGCCCACTCGAATGCGTGGCGGAATGTGGCCAGCTTCTTCGACGTCCCGGCCTTCGAGCAGAAAGTCCTCGTGGGCCGGGACGCCACCGCGGTCGCGGAGGCCGCGGAAAGGTATGGCTGGGCCGAATCGGCAACGGACTGGCGCACGGTGATCACCCGGGATGACATCGACATCGTGGATATCTGTGCCCCGGGCTGGATGCACGCGGAGATCGCCATCGCCGCCCTGGAGGCAGGCAAGCATGTCCTGGTGGAAAAACCCCTGGCCAACACCCTGGCCGAGGCAGAACTGATGACCGCCGCAGCGGCCAAGGCCCGAGCCAAGGGGGTGCAGTCGATGATCGGGTTCAACTACCGGCGCGTCCCGGCCCTGGCCCTCGCGAAGGAACTGATCGCCGAAGGCCGGCTGGGCACCGTCCGGCACGTCCGGGCCGCGTACCTGCAGGACTGGCTCGCGGATGCCCAGGCACCCATGACCTGGCGGCTGCGGAAGGAAACGGCCGGGTCCGGTGCCCTTGGCGACATCGCCTCCCACGCCATCGACCAGGTCCTGTTCCTCCTCGGTGACCAGGTCACCGAGGTGTCCGGCCGGCTCAACACTTTCGTGGACCGGCGCCCCGGCGAGAACGGCACCGAGGACGTCACGGTCGACGACGCCGCCTGGGCCACGCTGTCCCTCACCTCAGGGGCCATCGCCTCAGTGGAAGTCTCCCGGGTGGCCACCGGACGGAAAAACAGCCTCCAGATCGAGATCTACGGCGACAAGGGCAGCCTCCTGTTCGACCTGGAAAACCTCAACGAACTCGGCTTCCTGGACGCCACCGCCCCGGTCCGCGAACAGGGCTTCCGGCGCATCCTGGTCAACGAACCCGGCCACCCCTACCTGGAAGCCTGGTGGCCGCAGGGCCACATCATCGGCTGGGAACACACCTTCACCCACCAAATCCGCGACTTCCTCACCGCCATCAAGGACGGAACCCAGCCCTCGCCGTCGTTCGAAGAAGGACTGAACGTCCAGCACATCCTGACCGCCGTGGAGGAATCCGCCGCCAACAAAAGCACCCTCACCGTCGTCCGACACTAA
- a CDS encoding sugar phosphate isomerase/epimerase yields the protein MPRPFTLFTGQWADLPFEEVAKLASGWGYDGLEIAVSGDHLDAWRWDEPGYVESKLAILDKYNLKVWAISNHLKGQAVCDDPIDFRHQAIVGSKVWGDGDPEGVRQRAAEEMKHTARLAKALGVDTVVGFTGSSIWQYVAMFPPVPEKVIDAGYQDFADRWNPILDVFDECGVRFAHEVHPSEIAYDYWTTVRTLEAIGHREAFGLNWDPSHMMWQGIDPVSFIWDFKDRIYHVDCKDTKIRQTGRNTVLGSHLPWGDPRRGWDFVSAGRGDVPWEASFRALAAIGYNGPISIEWEDAGMDRLHGAPEALAALKKYDFPPSQTSFDAAFTSKD from the coding sequence ATGCCCCGCCCGTTCACCCTGTTCACCGGCCAGTGGGCCGACCTGCCCTTCGAAGAAGTCGCGAAGCTTGCTTCCGGCTGGGGCTACGACGGCCTCGAAATCGCCGTCTCCGGCGACCACCTGGACGCCTGGCGCTGGGATGAACCGGGCTACGTCGAGTCCAAACTCGCAATCCTGGACAAGTACAACCTCAAGGTCTGGGCCATCTCCAACCACCTCAAGGGCCAGGCCGTCTGTGATGACCCCATCGACTTCCGGCACCAGGCCATCGTCGGGTCCAAAGTCTGGGGCGATGGCGACCCCGAAGGCGTCCGCCAGCGCGCCGCCGAGGAAATGAAACACACCGCCCGGCTCGCCAAGGCCCTCGGCGTGGACACCGTGGTCGGCTTCACCGGCTCCTCCATCTGGCAGTACGTCGCCATGTTCCCGCCGGTTCCGGAAAAAGTCATCGACGCCGGCTACCAGGACTTCGCCGACCGCTGGAACCCCATCCTGGACGTCTTTGACGAATGCGGCGTCCGCTTCGCCCACGAAGTCCACCCAAGTGAGATCGCCTACGACTACTGGACCACCGTCCGCACCCTCGAAGCCATCGGCCACCGCGAAGCGTTCGGCCTGAACTGGGACCCCTCCCACATGATGTGGCAGGGCATTGACCCCGTCTCCTTCATCTGGGATTTCAAGGACCGGATCTACCACGTGGACTGCAAGGACACCAAGATCCGCCAAACCGGCCGCAACACCGTCCTGGGCTCCCACCTGCCCTGGGGCGACCCCCGCCGCGGCTGGGACTTCGTCTCCGCAGGCCGCGGCGACGTCCCCTGGGAAGCCTCCTTCCGCGCCCTCGCCGCCATCGGCTACAACGGCCCCATCAGCATCGAATGGGAAGACGCCGGCATGGACCGCCTCCACGGCGCCCCCGAAGCACTGGCAGCACTCAAAAAATACGACTTCCCCCCATCCCAAACCAGCTTCGACGCCGCCTTCACCAGCAAGGACTGA
- a CDS encoding DUF6328 family protein, whose product MSEVEDYTGRTGRNETREEQLDRNWAELLQELRVLQTGVQILAGFLLTLPFQQRFEKLDDWEVGLYLTNVVIAALTTAFILLPVSVHRRLFRKRLKEMLVSSADTITKIALGGIALLSAGTAALVFDVAATGPPGSWRGALLGVMVVMLVFVPLRLNKRATGRILPAEDKE is encoded by the coding sequence ATGTCCGAAGTTGAGGACTACACGGGCCGCACGGGCCGGAACGAGACCCGCGAGGAGCAGCTGGACCGCAACTGGGCCGAACTCCTGCAGGAGTTGCGGGTGCTCCAGACCGGGGTGCAGATCCTGGCCGGCTTCCTGCTGACCCTGCCGTTCCAGCAGCGCTTTGAAAAGCTGGACGACTGGGAGGTTGGCCTCTACCTCACCAATGTGGTGATTGCCGCCCTGACCACCGCCTTCATCCTCCTACCGGTCAGCGTGCACCGGCGGCTTTTCCGGAAACGGTTGAAGGAAATGCTGGTGTCCAGCGCGGACACCATCACCAAGATCGCCCTTGGCGGCATCGCCCTGTTGAGTGCGGGAACAGCCGCCCTGGTCTTCGATGTTGCAGCTACCGGTCCGCCGGGGTCATGGCGCGGCGCGCTGCTGGGCGTCATGGTGGTGATGCTGGTGTTCGTTCCGCTTCGCCTGAACAAACGGGCCACCGGGAGGATCCTCCCGGCCGAGGATAAGGAGTAA
- a CDS encoding sugar phosphate isomerase/epimerase has product MSYSLQLYTLRNAIAEDLPGTIRKVAEIGYTQVEPYNFVATAKELGAALKENGLTAPSGHAPLMSQDQDEIFAAAKELGITTVIDPFLPAEHWQTAEDIQATAAKLNAAAKKGAGYGIRVGYHNHAWELESTIEGRTALEYFESLLDPELVLEVDTYWVAVGGQDPIDILTKLGDRVKFIHIKDGPLNKDNKAQRPAGQGKVPVMDVIAAAQSLEVGVVEFDDYDGDIFEGIAQSLAFLENNTAAEGANA; this is encoded by the coding sequence ATGTCCTACTCACTTCAGCTGTACACCCTGCGCAACGCGATCGCGGAGGACCTCCCTGGCACTATCCGGAAGGTTGCCGAAATCGGCTACACCCAGGTTGAGCCCTACAACTTCGTGGCCACTGCCAAGGAACTCGGCGCCGCCCTGAAGGAAAACGGCCTCACCGCACCGTCGGGCCACGCGCCCCTGATGAGCCAGGACCAGGACGAAATCTTCGCCGCGGCGAAGGAACTGGGCATCACCACGGTCATCGATCCATTCCTGCCCGCCGAGCACTGGCAGACGGCCGAGGACATCCAGGCCACCGCAGCCAAGCTCAACGCCGCGGCAAAGAAAGGCGCCGGGTACGGCATCCGGGTCGGCTACCACAACCACGCCTGGGAACTGGAGTCCACCATCGAGGGCCGCACCGCCCTGGAGTACTTCGAGTCCCTGCTGGACCCGGAACTGGTCCTCGAAGTGGACACCTACTGGGTGGCCGTCGGCGGCCAGGACCCGATCGACATCCTCACCAAGCTCGGTGACCGCGTGAAGTTCATCCACATCAAGGACGGCCCGCTCAACAAGGACAACAAGGCCCAGCGGCCGGCGGGCCAGGGCAAGGTCCCGGTCATGGACGTCATCGCCGCCGCGCAGTCCCTCGAGGTAGGCGTGGTGGAGTTTGACGACTACGACGGCGACATCTTCGAGGGCATCGCCCAGAGCCTTGCCTTCCTGGAGAACAACACCGCAGCCGAAGGAGCCAACGCATGA
- a CDS encoding ABC transporter substrate-binding protein encodes MNATPEQRRSFSRRGFLGLTAAAASVPLLAACGGGSASQGGGGGGAGGTVKFWDMPWATPAYNDAAKGIAEGFSGANGAKASYQIIQWNNFYQTFSSAIASKTGPAVSTGGGFQAFQFEQQGQIAYADKVIEKLKANGQFDDFLPGVLDPFKSDKGYVAVPWQLDMRVFWYRKSLFEKANVALPTDWPSLLEAGKALKKVGAFGFTTGAGAGNNYANHSMIMMMVNNGGGVWNKDGELDLMNDRNVEAMEFVLELVSNGIVDPAAVSYTTDNMSAQWKDGKAGYGLFQVNVPQRVGDTSGDLLVADPIKGPHGDKATIVFPNNIMMYTNTPSQEASEEFLVYYLGQLKQLWQKKLMSALPVFKSITEIPEFANDPNNVKIVKDWQPIAKTFAAQGSRLNANLAALDGGQALNQFSQTIITGKADAKTALQTFQSGLESVLKK; translated from the coding sequence ATGAACGCAACTCCCGAACAGCGCCGCTCCTTTTCCCGGCGCGGCTTCCTGGGCCTGACGGCTGCCGCAGCCTCCGTACCCCTGCTCGCCGCCTGCGGCGGCGGCTCGGCATCGCAGGGAGGCGGCGGGGGCGGGGCCGGCGGCACCGTGAAGTTCTGGGACATGCCCTGGGCCACACCGGCCTACAACGATGCCGCCAAGGGCATCGCGGAAGGTTTCTCCGGTGCCAACGGCGCCAAGGCGAGCTACCAGATCATCCAGTGGAACAACTTCTACCAGACCTTCTCCTCCGCGATCGCCTCCAAGACGGGCCCGGCTGTGTCCACGGGCGGCGGCTTCCAGGCTTTCCAGTTCGAGCAGCAGGGCCAGATCGCCTATGCGGACAAGGTGATCGAGAAGCTGAAGGCCAACGGCCAGTTCGATGACTTCCTACCCGGCGTACTGGACCCCTTCAAGTCGGACAAGGGCTACGTGGCGGTCCCATGGCAGCTGGACATGCGCGTCTTCTGGTACCGCAAGTCCCTGTTCGAGAAGGCCAACGTTGCCCTGCCCACGGACTGGCCGTCCCTGCTGGAAGCAGGCAAGGCACTGAAGAAAGTGGGCGCGTTCGGCTTCACCACCGGCGCAGGCGCAGGCAACAACTATGCCAACCACTCCATGATCATGATGATGGTCAACAACGGCGGCGGCGTCTGGAACAAGGACGGCGAGCTGGACCTGATGAATGACCGCAACGTCGAGGCAATGGAATTCGTCCTGGAGCTGGTGTCCAACGGCATCGTCGACCCGGCCGCGGTCAGTTACACCACGGACAACATGTCCGCCCAGTGGAAGGACGGCAAGGCCGGCTACGGCCTCTTCCAGGTGAACGTCCCGCAGCGCGTGGGCGACACCTCGGGCGACCTGCTGGTGGCCGACCCCATCAAGGGCCCGCACGGGGACAAGGCCACCATCGTCTTCCCAAACAACATCATGATGTACACCAACACCCCGTCGCAGGAAGCCTCGGAGGAGTTCCTGGTGTACTACCTGGGCCAGCTGAAGCAGCTGTGGCAGAAGAAGCTGATGTCCGCGCTGCCGGTCTTCAAATCGATCACGGAGATCCCCGAGTTCGCCAACGACCCCAACAACGTCAAGATCGTCAAGGACTGGCAGCCCATTGCCAAGACCTTCGCCGCCCAGGGCAGCAGGCTCAATGCCAACCTCGCGGCCCTTGACGGCGGGCAGGCACTGAACCAGTTCAGCCAAACCATCATCACCGGCAAGGCCGACGCCAAGACTGCCCTGCAGACCTTCCAGTCCGGCCTCGAATCGGTCCTGAAGAAGTAG
- a CDS encoding glycosyltransferase family 2 protein — protein sequence MGKTSEQWARQPDRPDKAAVDVLVPTCNRPAELAVTLAGLAAQQEPAFAVVVSDQSAGQPAWDHPAPAAMVRVLEAQGPVTLLRHLPRRGLAEHRQFLLDQSTAEQCLFLDDDVWLEPGALERLSQALAELQCGFVGMAPQGLSFLDDRRPEQTAAFSAWEGPVAPERIRPGSPEFERWPLHNAANLSHLSAELALQPGDWVPYRVAWLGGCVLYRREALNDAGGFRFWTSLPADHAGEDVVAQWQVMERYGGAGILPSGAVHLEAPTTVTDRRVEAHDVVLRQDSAEAP from the coding sequence GTGGGCAAGACTTCGGAGCAGTGGGCGCGGCAACCGGACCGGCCGGACAAAGCGGCGGTGGACGTCCTGGTGCCCACCTGCAACCGGCCGGCTGAGCTGGCCGTCACCCTCGCGGGACTGGCAGCGCAGCAGGAACCCGCGTTCGCCGTCGTAGTCAGCGACCAGTCAGCGGGGCAGCCCGCGTGGGACCATCCGGCGCCCGCTGCGATGGTGCGGGTGCTCGAGGCGCAGGGGCCCGTCACGCTGCTGCGCCACCTCCCACGGCGGGGACTAGCTGAACACCGGCAGTTCCTGCTGGACCAGTCCACCGCGGAGCAGTGCCTTTTCCTGGACGACGACGTTTGGCTGGAGCCCGGCGCCCTGGAACGGCTGAGCCAGGCCCTCGCCGAGCTGCAATGCGGGTTTGTGGGCATGGCCCCGCAGGGGCTGTCCTTCCTGGACGATCGCCGGCCTGAACAAACGGCGGCCTTCTCAGCCTGGGAGGGCCCGGTGGCGCCGGAGCGCATCCGCCCGGGCAGCCCGGAATTCGAGCGGTGGCCGCTGCACAACGCCGCGAACCTCAGCCATCTCAGTGCCGAGCTGGCCCTGCAGCCCGGCGACTGGGTGCCCTACCGAGTGGCGTGGCTGGGCGGCTGCGTCCTGTACCGCAGGGAGGCGTTGAACGACGCCGGCGGGTTCCGTTTCTGGACCAGCCTCCCGGCAGACCACGCCGGCGAGGACGTTGTGGCCCAGTGGCAAGTGATGGAACGGTACGGCGGGGCAGGCATCCTGCCCTCCGGCGCGGTCCACCTTGAAGCGCCCACCACGGTGACGGACCGGCGGGTGGAGGCGCACGACGTCGTCCTCAGGCAGGATTCCGCCGAGGCGCCCTAG
- a CDS encoding SDR family oxidoreductase, which yields MSDTDKQTDQPQDPRGGYHSGPFPEQEQKQPGLTAPMNPKPDHGELSYEGHGKLEGKAALITGGDSGIGKAAAIAFAREGADVAISYLPEEEDDAQDTAEWIRKTGRRVLLLPGDGREEEFSTRIVEEAVSEFGRLDVLVLNAAYQKNRESLETLPTEEFDRVFRTNLYSLLWSARAAVPHLKAGASIITTASIQAFNPSPELIDYAMTKAAQVAFTKALAQELGPKGIRVNAVAPGPIWTPLIPATEWPDKLPSFGQDTPLERAGQPAELAAAYVLLASEDGSYISGAVLPVTGGKGL from the coding sequence ATGAGCGACACGGACAAGCAGACAGACCAGCCGCAGGATCCGCGCGGCGGCTACCACTCGGGCCCCTTTCCCGAGCAGGAACAAAAGCAGCCCGGGCTCACAGCACCCATGAACCCCAAGCCGGACCACGGGGAGCTCAGCTACGAAGGACACGGCAAGCTCGAAGGCAAGGCCGCCCTCATCACCGGCGGGGACTCCGGCATTGGAAAGGCTGCTGCCATCGCGTTCGCCCGGGAAGGGGCCGACGTCGCCATCTCCTATCTGCCGGAGGAGGAAGACGATGCGCAGGATACTGCGGAGTGGATCCGCAAAACCGGGCGCCGGGTCCTCCTTCTTCCGGGTGACGGACGTGAAGAGGAGTTCAGCACCCGGATCGTGGAGGAAGCCGTTTCCGAATTCGGACGGCTCGACGTCCTGGTGCTGAACGCGGCCTACCAGAAGAACCGGGAGAGCTTGGAGACACTTCCCACCGAAGAGTTCGACAGGGTCTTCCGCACCAACCTTTATTCACTGCTGTGGTCGGCGCGGGCAGCCGTGCCGCACTTGAAGGCCGGGGCCTCGATCATCACCACGGCCTCCATCCAGGCCTTCAACCCTTCGCCGGAGCTCATCGACTACGCCATGACCAAAGCAGCGCAGGTGGCCTTCACCAAGGCCTTGGCCCAGGAGCTCGGCCCGAAGGGGATCCGCGTCAACGCGGTGGCCCCCGGCCCCATCTGGACACCCTTGATTCCCGCCACCGAGTGGCCGGACAAGCTCCCTTCCTTCGGCCAGGACACGCCGCTGGAGCGCGCTGGCCAACCCGCCGAGCTCGCCGCAGCCTACGTACTTCTTGCATCCGAGGACGGCTCCTACATCTCCGGCGCAGTCCTGCCCGTCACCGGCGGCAAGGGGCTCTAG
- a CDS encoding Gfo/Idh/MocA family protein, producing the protein MSTPASKPARSGPVGVGVIGAGVISKQYLDNLTAFPDLKVHVIADLFEDAAEARAKEYGIPEWGGVDKALNHPDVEIIVNLTIPAAHVEVATAAVNAGKHVWTEKPFSLDRESGLGLLKTADAAGIRLGCAPDTFLGAGIQTALRLIQRGDIGTPLTAMTTFQTPGPESWHPNPAFLFQHGAGPLFDMGPYYLTTLVQAFGSIRKVAAVGSKAKDVRVIGSGPKAGEEFTVEVPTHVSAMAQFESGASSHSVFSFESPRTRMGFVEITGTDATISLPDPNYFTGDIKLWRAGDEDWTTVPATGTANGRGMGVLDMARSIRSGVPHRATGELAYHVLDTMVSISESVDSGTFVNVESSAPVAPALPEDWAPETATL; encoded by the coding sequence ATGAGCACCCCCGCCAGCAAGCCTGCCCGCAGCGGCCCCGTGGGCGTCGGCGTCATCGGCGCCGGCGTGATCAGCAAGCAGTACCTGGACAACCTCACCGCCTTCCCTGACCTCAAGGTCCACGTCATCGCCGACCTCTTCGAGGACGCCGCCGAGGCCCGTGCCAAGGAGTACGGCATTCCTGAGTGGGGAGGCGTGGACAAGGCCCTGAACCACCCCGACGTCGAAATCATCGTCAACCTCACCATCCCCGCAGCGCACGTGGAGGTGGCCACCGCAGCCGTCAACGCGGGCAAGCACGTCTGGACCGAAAAGCCGTTCTCCCTGGACCGCGAATCCGGCCTGGGCCTGCTCAAGACCGCCGACGCCGCCGGCATCCGCCTGGGCTGCGCCCCGGACACCTTCCTCGGCGCCGGTATCCAAACGGCGCTGCGCCTGATCCAGCGCGGCGACATCGGCACGCCGCTGACTGCAATGACCACGTTCCAGACCCCCGGCCCGGAGTCGTGGCATCCGAACCCGGCTTTCCTCTTCCAGCACGGCGCCGGCCCGCTGTTCGACATGGGCCCCTACTACCTGACCACCCTGGTCCAGGCCTTCGGCTCCATCCGCAAGGTGGCCGCCGTCGGTTCCAAGGCCAAGGACGTGCGCGTGATCGGTTCGGGGCCCAAGGCAGGCGAGGAGTTCACCGTCGAGGTGCCCACCCACGTCTCCGCCATGGCGCAGTTCGAATCCGGCGCCTCCTCGCACAGCGTCTTCTCCTTCGAATCCCCCCGGACCCGGATGGGCTTCGTGGAGATTACCGGAACCGACGCGACCATTTCGTTGCCGGACCCCAACTACTTCACCGGCGACATCAAGCTCTGGCGTGCCGGCGACGAGGACTGGACCACGGTTCCCGCCACCGGGACGGCCAACGGCCGCGGCATGGGTGTCCTGGACATGGCCCGCTCCATCCGCTCGGGCGTCCCGCACCGCGCCACGGGTGAACTGGCGTACCACGTCCTGGACACCATGGTCTCCATCTCGGAGTCCGTCGATTCCGGCACGTTCGTGAACGTCGAAAGTTCGGCCCCGGTAGCCCCCGCCCTCCCCGAGGACTGGGCGCCGGAAACCGCCACGCTCTGA
- a CDS encoding carbohydrate ABC transporter permease, whose amino-acid sequence MSAVLHAHPESGPALGIDAGKRRRVLSEAGQRGRWWRFAAILIITGIVLVPIMVTVLLAFTPGPNSTATGLTFENLGNVFSKTLAATWLKNSLITTLSTVVVSVAVAAPAGYVLSRGRSKAVSGYSLLLFVMQSLPIITSVVPLFILFAGMGLVDNLLGLTIIYVGSTMTVATWMMAAYFDSIPISLEEASWIDGCSVFGSFTKVVLRNSLPGVLSTAIFAFLLAWNDYLVAIVFLRSNEIFTLPMGVQSFFQQNATDWTSVMALAVVMMLPPVIVFATLNKYFSVGGIGGSLAGR is encoded by the coding sequence ATGAGCGCAGTCCTCCACGCCCATCCCGAATCCGGCCCCGCGCTCGGCATCGACGCCGGCAAGCGGCGCAGGGTCCTCTCCGAAGCGGGCCAGCGCGGCCGCTGGTGGCGCTTCGCCGCAATCCTCATCATCACGGGGATCGTGCTGGTGCCCATCATGGTCACCGTGCTGCTGGCCTTCACGCCCGGACCCAACAGCACTGCCACCGGCCTGACGTTCGAGAACCTCGGCAACGTCTTCTCCAAGACCCTGGCCGCCACCTGGCTGAAGAACAGCCTGATAACCACCTTGTCCACCGTGGTGGTCTCCGTGGCTGTTGCCGCCCCTGCCGGCTACGTCCTCTCCCGCGGCCGCAGCAAGGCAGTGTCCGGGTACTCGCTGCTGCTGTTCGTCATGCAGTCGCTGCCCATCATCACTTCCGTGGTGCCGCTGTTCATCCTGTTCGCCGGCATGGGCCTGGTGGACAACCTCCTGGGCCTGACCATCATCTACGTGGGCTCCACCATGACCGTGGCCACCTGGATGATGGCCGCCTACTTCGACTCCATCCCCATCAGCCTTGAGGAAGCATCCTGGATCGACGGGTGCTCCGTGTTCGGCTCGTTCACCAAGGTGGTCCTGCGGAACTCCCTGCCCGGCGTACTCTCCACCGCGATCTTCGCCTTCCTCCTGGCCTGGAACGACTACCTCGTGGCCATCGTGTTCCTGCGTTCCAACGAAATCTTCACCCTTCCCATGGGCGTGCAGTCCTTCTTCCAGCAGAACGCCACGGACTGGACATCCGTCATGGCCCTGGCCGTGGTCATGATGCTCCCGCCCGTCATCGTCTTCGCCACGCTGAACAAATACTTCAGCGTCGGCGGCATCGGCGGCTCGCTCGCCGGCCGCTGA